The genomic segment AAGTGTATAAAATGAAGCCATCTACACTGTAATATTGTAACAAGATCTCAtaaaaattacatttcatcttaATGTAACATACTTTCATAAACATGGAACCATGTGAGAATGATCAATATATGTAAATGAGTCCCTTGTGTCCCATATTAGCTACTACATTCATCAAATAGGAATGAATTGAGAGCAATTCTTTGTTCCCATTTtcatttgacaacaagagattttaAGAAATGACCAAATCCAGGTCTAACACCCAGGATTCTTTAGAATCAAAAACATGACAACATACTCTATTCGAATGCATATAACTTGTTGAAACAATCAAGTAACAACACATCTTAGCGGGAAAATCCTTAGTTGAAACAATAAAGCGCCACCTGACTAATTTTGGCAAAAAGCTGAGtgacgggcctggagaaatgcAAAACATTCAAATTAAATCGACAGAGCAAAGTACTGACCATACAATATatcaaaattatatttttaagcatgttttgaggctataccaTGTTTATTTACatgtacaatgtttacaaacattggtgtAAAATATGCTTAtatatgttgggttctgatggggtacaacagttgaactaagctcattagGCATTTATAAAAGttacattcttcaagaatcaatggataaaTATCATTTACAGTGTTTATTTACatgtacaatgtttacaaacattggtgtAAAATATGCTTATATATGTTGGGTTCTGAATTGATTTAGCAATTgccgattgcccctttaagtctaggATAAATCAAATAATGCTCTGTTgtagagaaaaatatatattttggtctTACTCTCACCCCTAGAACCTGGTCACCAGGTTTGACTGTATAGGGCTACCAGACTTACATTATGAGGACCTAGCAATTTTACATGCCCTGCTTGGAATGGTTTACAGTGAAAACTGAGTAGATCACATGAATTATGGTCAACAGCTACTGCCACTAACCTTCTGTTTGCGACCCTCTGGTAAGTAACATGTAGGCATGGACATGCCAGATCAATAATCCTGTACACACTGCAGTAAACGAAGAGAGGTGCTCTGAAGCCTCAGTGCATTGGTTCGCCAATGTCAACGGTGACATTAATGTACAGAGGTGGCCTCTCAACTGATAGAGTACTGTAGGAGCAGGTGTTAAGGCCATCCTTTCTCCAGACTTTAGGTGTCCGTGCTAGCAAACGCATCCTGTGAAGGACATTATTTCAGAATGAGATGAATTCAACGACTATTAATATTTAGAATACAGCAAGCTATTTATTATTGATGTGTCCACCGTGACTCACCTGTCTTTATTGATTTCATTGCCGCTATCTCTTTTATGAAATACCATGGTATAGCGTGCTATGAGAGGGGGGGGTCGTATAATTTCCATTTTCTGGAGCTCCACCCTAACAGAGACAAATTAAATCAATCAATAACATTCCATATTGACTAAGATGTAATGAGAGATATGCAGAGAGGTCCAACATTTAGCAGTGGTCTCACCTGATGCGAAGGTCATCATCCTCCCCACCCCATCCCCAGTAAGTGTTTGAAAAGCCGTTCACTTTGTGAAACTGGTCCTTCGTCATGGCCGTCACCCCTCCAAAGTACCCTTTGTATCGCAATCTATGAGAGCAAAAAGACAAAAAACAAGACATTACAGACCTGTCCCCAGAATGCAATTAATAACTGAAATGTTTATGTTTGGACTTGGTAATGAATACTTATATTGATAGCGGCAACATCACTTTTTATACAAAAGCATGGATGCTGTTTTGATGGGCTATAGACATTTACCTGCTTTTAGATATAGGTGGATAGGAGTTGAGAGCTGAGATACTTACTTGTACCCTGTGGCGTTCCTGCCGACCACTAAGTGTTTGGGCTGTTGGTCACACTTGTATAGGTTGTAGTCGTTCTCTGGAACCAGATCCACATCATGAAAAACGAAGCAATCCCAATCGTAGTCCTTGAGTGCCTCCAAGTACCCAACATTAAGTAGCTTGGCACGGTTAAACGTCACCTCCCCAGCCTGTCAAAACGAACAAATCAACTACAAACATCAATTTCATATCAGGCTCAAAATCAGTGCAGCACTTTCCCCCATCAATATTCTCCAGTCAAGTGAAACATGTTGAACATTTAAATACTCGTCATGAAACGGTTATACAAATTTGAATTCACTCACAAATTATTAGAGTGAAACTGACATAATTTACTGTTACTACACATCATGAGAGTAATACCTGGTGAATGACGTAGATGCTGTAGTGCAGCTGCTGCCTCTGAAGGAAGGGGTGCAGGTGAtgcaggaggtagaggaggtgttTCTCCCGGTTACGATGGGGAATGAGGATAGCCACACTCTGCTGGGCGAGGCAGTCTGGAGGCTGGTATTGGCCCTCAGCCACTCCACTGTTCTCACTCTCCACCTCCTTAAGCGTTAGAGAGTACTCAAATGTGAGGTTTAGGGCTCCCTCTGTAGATAGACAATAGTAGGCATAATGAATAGAGGccggccaattaattagggccgatttcaagttctcataacaataggtaatcagcctttttggacgccgattatggctgattacattgcaatccacgaggagacggCATGGCagactgaccacctgttacgcgagtgcagcatcaaaaggaccttgtggctgcaaggagccaagataagttgctagctagcattaaacttattttattttaaaaaaacaatattCACATAattactagttaactacacatggttgatgatattactaggttaactagcttgttctgcgttgcatataatcaatgcggtgcctgttaatttatcatcgaatcacagcctccaacttcgccaaacgggtgatgatttaacaaaagcgcatttgcgaaaaaagcacaatctttgcacaaatgtacctaaccataaacatcaatgcctttcttaaaatcaacacagaagtatatttttttaaacctgcatatgtaattaaaataaatgtatgttaGCAGGCAaaattaactagggaaattgtgtcacttctcttgcattcagtgcaagcagagtcagggtatatgcagcagtttgggctgtcTGGCTTGTTGCGAACTGTGTGTAGACAATTTCTTCccaacaaagaccgtaattaatttgccagaattttacataattatgacataacattgaaggttgtgcaacgtaaaagcaatatttagacttagggttgccacccgttcgataaaatttGGAACGGttacgtatttcactgaaagaataaacgttgttttcaaaattattgtttccggatttgaccatattaatgaccaaaggctcgtatttctgtgtggttttattataattaagtatatgatttgatagagcagttcgactgagcggtggtaggcagcagcaggtcgtaagcattcattcaaacagcactttactgcattTTCCAggagctcttagcaatgcttgatgcacagcattgtttatgacttcaagcctatgaactgccgagattaggctggcaataaagtgtctataagaacatccaatagtcaaaaggtatataaaatacaaatggtttagagagaaatagtcctataattcctataataactacaacctaaaacttcttaactgggaatattgaagactcatgttaaaaggaaccaccagctttcaaatgttctcatgttctgagcaaggaacttaaaagttagcttttttacat from the Oncorhynchus tshawytscha isolate Ot180627B linkage group LG33, Otsh_v2.0, whole genome shotgun sequence genome contains:
- the LOC112231206 gene encoding beta-1,4-galactosyltransferase 4 — its product is MGVCPAVSMFFRKCKYMILLLLSVSILAWYATFSGETVKAIQGTLLPVQTLADNTEVLSGGEGNSWRSVTQVFSNPLPDTSPPKQSCPEKSPLLQGALNLTFEYSLTLKEVESENSGVAEGQYQPPDCLAQQSVAILIPHRNREKHLLYLLHHLHPFLQRQQLHYSIYVIHQAGEVTFNRAKLLNVGYLEALKDYDWDCFVFHDVDLVPENDYNLYKCDQQPKHLVVGRNATGYKLRYKGYFGGVTAMTKDQFHKVNGFSNTYWGWGGEDDDLRIRVELQKMEIIRPPPLIARYTMVFHKRDSGNEINKDRMRLLARTPKVWRKDGLNTCSYSTLSVERPPLYINVTVDIGEPMH